Proteins encoded by one window of Williamwhitmania sp.:
- a CDS encoding helix-turn-helix transcriptional regulator, with product MGNTNINWVEMSDVAIVHQVGSYLKHIRLQQNKTQHQLAELAGLNRWTISQVEKGESITLTSLVQILRALDILYVLNDFEVSNEVSPLEYAKLKRQQKQRARGKNSPNKEDVGW from the coding sequence ATGGGAAATACTAACATAAATTGGGTTGAGATGTCAGATGTGGCTATTGTGCATCAAGTGGGAAGCTACCTCAAGCATATCCGCCTGCAACAAAACAAAACCCAACATCAGCTGGCGGAGCTGGCAGGGTTAAATAGGTGGACCATTAGTCAGGTAGAAAAGGGTGAATCCATAACCTTAACCAGCTTGGTTCAAATATTACGCGCCTTAGACATTCTTTACGTATTAAATGATTTTGAGGTATCCAATGAAGTTAGTCCGTTGGAATACGCCAAGCTCAAGAGACAACAGAAGCAACGAGCTAGAGGTAAAAACAGCCCAAATAAAGAGGACGTAGGATGGTAG